One segment of Deltaproteobacteria bacterium DNA contains the following:
- a CDS encoding LL-diaminopimelate aminotransferase, with protein MIRLNENYLKLQASYLFSEIAKRVNIYQAEHPDQKIIRLGIGDVTRALPNACIAAFHQAVDEMANDATFRGYGPEQGYAFLREKVAEHDYRARGAEISPDEIFISDGAKCDTGNFQELFALDVRIAVPDPVYPVYVDTNVMAGRTAAWKDGRYEGLVYLESTAANNYVPDLPKEKVDLIYLCFPNNPTGRTITKAQLRPWVEYAREHKALILYDAAYVEFIRDEALPQSIYEINGAQEVAVEFRSFSKTAGFTGTRCAYTVVPKRCKIYDAQGNAHPLHSFWDRRHSTKFNGVSYPVQRAAEAAYSPEGKQQVRELSDYYLKNAALIRDTIGKIGFSCVGGEHAPYVWVKTNTDSWQFFDVLLQRAGVVCTPGAGFGKCGEGYVRFSAFNSHENVAKALQQVTEALKNL; from the coding sequence ATGATCCGTCTGAATGAGAACTACCTGAAACTGCAAGCCTCGTATCTGTTTTCCGAAATCGCCAAGCGCGTGAATATCTATCAAGCAGAGCACCCTGACCAGAAAATCATCAGGCTGGGCATCGGTGATGTCACCCGTGCGTTGCCAAACGCGTGTATCGCCGCGTTTCACCAAGCGGTCGATGAAATGGCCAATGACGCCACCTTTCGCGGCTACGGCCCTGAACAGGGTTATGCCTTCCTGCGCGAGAAAGTGGCTGAACATGACTACCGCGCGCGTGGTGCGGAGATCTCGCCGGACGAAATCTTTATCAGCGACGGCGCCAAATGCGATACTGGCAATTTTCAGGAGCTATTCGCGCTTGATGTTCGCATTGCTGTGCCTGATCCGGTATACCCGGTCTACGTGGACACCAACGTCATGGCCGGACGCACTGCCGCCTGGAAAGACGGTCGCTACGAGGGTCTCGTGTACCTCGAATCCACCGCCGCTAACAATTACGTGCCGGATTTACCGAAGGAAAAAGTCGATCTGATCTACCTGTGCTTCCCGAATAATCCGACCGGGCGCACGATCACCAAAGCCCAGCTTCGCCCCTGGGTGGAGTATGCCCGCGAGCATAAAGCGCTCATTTTGTACGATGCCGCCTATGTCGAATTCATCCGCGACGAGGCCCTGCCGCAAAGCATCTATGAAATCAACGGTGCCCAGGAGGTAGCGGTGGAGTTTCGTAGCTTCTCGAAGACCGCCGGCTTCACCGGCACGCGCTGCGCGTATACCGTCGTCCCCAAGCGCTGCAAGATTTACGACGCGCAAGGTAACGCCCACCCCCTGCACTCGTTCTGGGATCGTCGCCACTCCACCAAGTTCAACGGCGTCTCCTATCCCGTCCAGCGCGCGGCTGAAGCCGCCTACTCGCCCGAAGGCAAGCAGCAGGTGCGCGAGCTGAGCGACTACTACCTTAAGAATGCTGCGCTCATCCGCGACACTATCGGCAAGATCGGGTTTTCGTGCGTCGGCGGCGAGCACGCACCCTATGTGTGGGTGAAGACCAATACCGATTCGTGGCAGTTTTTCGATGTGCTCCTGCAACGCGCCGGAGTCGTGTGCACCCCAGGCGCGGGGTTTGGCAAATGCGGAGAAGGGTATGTGCGTTTTAGCGCATTCAACAGCCACGAAAATGTCGCCAAGGCCCTGCAGCAAGTGACCGAGGCTCTCAAAAATTTGTAA
- the folK gene encoding 2-amino-4-hydroxy-6-hydroxymethyldihydropteridine diphosphokinase produces the protein MFQRVFIGIGSNVGDRRGYYRRSLERIAALPKTRIVKMSSLYETEPHGDAKQWYVNGVIEIETEFTPVLLLRHLQMIESDMGRKRSPTTKKWAARTIDLDLLLFDNQTVDSPTLTVPHSELHNRRFVLLPLAELAPHLTHPRFGVTIVDLLAAVKDDKKVSLLPPNA, from the coding sequence ATGTTTCAGCGAGTTTTCATCGGCATAGGCTCGAATGTGGGGGATCGGCGGGGCTACTATCGCCGATCTCTAGAACGGATAGCGGCGTTGCCAAAGACTCGCATCGTGAAAATGTCGTCGCTGTACGAAACCGAGCCGCACGGCGACGCGAAACAATGGTATGTCAACGGCGTCATCGAGATCGAAACCGAGTTCACCCCCGTCCTTCTGCTCCGGCACTTGCAAATGATCGAATCGGATATGGGCAGAAAACGCAGCCCTACCACCAAAAAGTGGGCGGCACGCACGATCGACCTCGACCTGTTGCTGTTCGACAATCAGACGGTGGACTCGCCCACGTTAACCGTCCCGCATTCGGAACTGCACAACCGCCGCTTCGTGCTGCTCCCCCTCGCTGAACTTGCCCCGCACTTGACGCATCCTCGTTTTGGCGTGACCATCGTGGACTTATTGGCAGCGGTGAAGGACGACAAGAAAGTTTCGCTCTTGCCTCCCAACGCTTGA
- a CDS encoding cob(I)yrinic acid a,c-diamide adenosyltransferase: MAIRITKVYTRTGDKGFTKLVGGKKVPKDATRIESYGTIDELNSILGLARVFNDDVKDRLPAAQRLDDIFRRLQNELFDLGSELATPPDFSYEGMFRVSEEEVTALEKLIDELQKDLPPLNSFILPGGGKVGGFLHQARTVCRRAEREILRLSREEALSPLPLKYVNRLSDLLFVLSRWVSKNLGEPEYLWERGLRSHDREARSAASPAKKATERKGK, encoded by the coding sequence ATGGCTATCCGCATCACCAAAGTCTACACTCGGACGGGCGACAAGGGTTTCACCAAGCTTGTCGGCGGGAAGAAAGTCCCCAAAGACGCCACGCGCATCGAATCCTACGGCACGATTGACGAACTCAACTCCATTCTCGGCCTAGCTCGGGTGTTCAACGACGACGTTAAAGACCGGCTCCCTGCCGCGCAGCGTCTCGACGACATATTCCGCCGCCTCCAAAACGAACTGTTCGATCTCGGGAGCGAGCTGGCCACTCCGCCGGACTTTTCCTACGAGGGCATGTTCCGCGTTAGCGAAGAGGAAGTGACTGCTTTAGAAAAGCTCATTGACGAACTGCAAAAGGACCTGCCTCCGCTTAATTCGTTCATCTTGCCCGGCGGTGGGAAAGTCGGCGGGTTCCTCCATCAGGCGCGCACTGTCTGTCGCCGCGCGGAACGGGAAATCCTCCGTCTGTCTCGCGAAGAGGCACTCAGCCCTTTGCCGCTCAAGTATGTGAACCGCCTCAGCGATCTCCTGTTTGTCCTCTCCCGTTGGGTGAGCAAAAACCTGGGCGAGCCCGAGTATTTATGGGAGCGTGGGCTACGCAGCCATGACCGCGAGGCGCGCAGCGCAGCGAGCCCCGCCAAAAAAGCTACCGAAAGAAAGGGGAAGTAA
- a CDS encoding N-acetyl-gamma-glutamyl-phosphate reductase, whose protein sequence is MDKIKVSIIGASGYGGAEAVRLLTMHPQVEIVHVTAESQQGQVMSGLYPNLRSFVDQTMIAVDPERIGRDSEVTLISLPSGKAMDLVPTLLRQGSKVIDIAADFRLRDAALYPTWYKVTHTAPEYLAEAVYGLPEVYREALKKARLVANPGCYPVASLLALLPLLRAGVVQTTGIVIDAKSGVSGTGRGGGGGFGFAETNEDVRAYSVTGHNHVAEIEQECSFIAKSPVRLSFTPHLIPMTRGILATVYAPLKSPLSEADAVALYQETYHGEPFIRVLADALPRTKATLGSNYCDVAVKIDTRTSTAIAIAAIDNLGRGAAGQAVQNLNLMCGLPETTGLHFPGLFP, encoded by the coding sequence GTGGATAAGATCAAAGTCAGCATCATTGGAGCCTCGGGCTATGGCGGAGCGGAAGCCGTGCGGCTGCTCACCATGCATCCGCAGGTCGAGATCGTGCATGTCACGGCGGAATCGCAGCAAGGGCAGGTCATGTCGGGGCTCTATCCCAACCTGCGCAGCTTCGTCGATCAGACCATGATCGCTGTGGACCCGGAGCGTATCGGTCGCGATTCCGAGGTCACGTTGATTTCGCTACCGAGCGGGAAAGCCATGGATCTCGTCCCCACCTTGCTGCGCCAGGGAAGCAAGGTAATCGACATCGCTGCGGACTTCCGTCTGCGCGACGCGGCCCTCTATCCCACCTGGTATAAAGTGACGCATACCGCGCCGGAGTATCTCGCCGAAGCGGTGTATGGGTTGCCGGAAGTCTACCGCGAAGCGCTCAAGAAAGCCCGGCTAGTAGCAAACCCCGGTTGTTATCCAGTGGCATCGCTGCTCGCGTTGCTTCCCTTGCTTCGAGCCGGGGTGGTGCAAACGACCGGCATTGTCATCGATGCCAAGTCAGGTGTGTCCGGCACTGGGCGCGGCGGCGGTGGCGGCTTCGGGTTTGCCGAAACTAACGAAGATGTGCGCGCCTACAGCGTCACCGGCCACAATCATGTCGCGGAGATCGAGCAAGAATGCTCTTTCATCGCTAAATCTCCTGTCCGGTTGAGTTTCACGCCGCATCTCATTCCTATGACGCGCGGCATTCTTGCCACTGTGTACGCACCGCTCAAGTCGCCGCTCAGCGAAGCCGACGCCGTCGCGCTCTATCAGGAGACCTATCACGGCGAGCCGTTCATTCGCGTGCTCGCTGACGCGCTTCCCCGTACCAAAGCCACATTGGGCTCGAACTACTGTGATGTGGCAGTAAAAATCGACACGCGTACGTCCACTGCAATTGCCATTGCTGCCATCGATAACCTTGGGCGTGGTGCCGCCGGCCAAGCCGTGCAGAATCTCAACCTCATGTGCGGGCTGCCAGAAACGACGGGCCTGCATTTTCCCGGGCTCTTCCCGTGA
- the lhgO gene encoding L-2-hydroxyglutarate oxidase: MAEQFDLVIIGGGIVGLSTALAVTQRHPRLKVAVLEKEDRLAAHQTGHNSGVIHSGIYYKPGSLKAQTCVAGAKALVAFCDAHGIPYERCGKVVVATSLEELPRLEELFRRGVANGVEGIEMIGPERLRELEPYATGIKALHVPTTGIIDFPRVAQTYAQLVQAQGGEIKTRYGVHQIRFVGRALLLDTAAGEIRTRFLINCGGLLCDRIARMAGAQIDLQIVPFRGEYYTIAPHRRSLVKNLIYPVPDPALPFLGVHFTRTIDGLVEAGPNAVLAFAREGYRKTDFVLADLKETLTFPGFWRMAQKYWQTGIGEMYRSYSKAAFLKALQRLLPDLKASDLQPGGSGVRAQAIAANGALVDDFMLAVVGPALHVLNAPSPGATASLAIGQAIMEKATEAFALAE; the protein is encoded by the coding sequence ATGGCAGAACAATTCGATCTTGTTATCATCGGCGGCGGCATTGTCGGACTGTCCACGGCTTTGGCGGTCACCCAGCGCCATCCACGGCTGAAAGTGGCGGTCCTGGAAAAAGAAGACCGTCTTGCCGCCCACCAGACTGGACATAACAGCGGCGTCATTCACTCCGGCATCTATTACAAACCCGGGTCGCTCAAGGCGCAAACCTGCGTTGCCGGCGCGAAAGCGTTGGTGGCGTTCTGCGATGCGCATGGCATCCCCTACGAACGCTGCGGCAAGGTCGTGGTCGCCACTTCACTGGAAGAACTGCCCCGATTAGAGGAGCTGTTCCGCCGTGGCGTCGCTAACGGCGTCGAAGGGATCGAGATGATCGGTCCTGAACGGTTACGAGAACTCGAACCGTACGCCACCGGCATCAAGGCGCTGCATGTTCCGACTACGGGTATCATCGATTTTCCTCGCGTCGCCCAGACGTATGCGCAGCTCGTGCAAGCCCAAGGCGGGGAGATCAAAACCCGCTACGGCGTGCACCAGATCCGGTTCGTAGGTCGCGCACTACTGCTCGACACTGCGGCGGGAGAGATCCGCACGCGATTCCTGATCAACTGCGGCGGATTATTGTGTGACCGCATTGCCCGCATGGCCGGCGCGCAGATCGATCTCCAGATCGTGCCGTTTCGCGGCGAGTATTACACCATCGCCCCCCATCGGCGTAGTCTCGTCAAGAACTTGATCTATCCGGTCCCGGACCCCGCGCTGCCGTTTCTCGGCGTGCATTTCACCAGAACCATCGACGGTCTCGTCGAAGCCGGCCCCAACGCCGTGCTCGCCTTCGCGAGGGAAGGGTATCGGAAAACGGACTTCGTTCTTGCCGACCTGAAAGAGACATTGACCTTTCCCGGGTTCTGGCGCATGGCGCAAAAGTATTGGCAGACCGGCATCGGCGAAATGTATCGCTCGTACAGCAAAGCCGCCTTTCTCAAAGCGCTACAACGCCTGCTGCCCGACCTGAAAGCAAGCGATTTACAACCCGGCGGTAGCGGGGTACGCGCGCAAGCCATTGCCGCCAACGGAGCCTTAGTTGACGATTTCATGCTTGCCGTAGTCGGCCCTGCGCTTCACGTGCTCAACGCCCCATCTCCAGGCGCGACGGCCTCGCTCGCTATCGGCCAAGCGATTATGGAAAAAGCCACCGAGGCGTTTGCCCTGGCGGAATAA
- a CDS encoding phosphoenolpyruvate carboxykinase (GTP), which yields MPTPLEQWVQESAQLTKPEKIVWCDGSEAEYRHLIQEMLATGTLQELNQKEYPGCYLHRSNPNDVARTEHLTYVCTSKKDDAGPNNNWMSPSEAKEKVGALFSGSMKGRTMYVVPYIMGPTSSPYSQIGVELTDSPYVVVNMRIMTRMGKAALERLGASDNYVKGLHSLSDVDPNRRFILHFPEERLIWSIGSGYGGNALLGKKCFALRLGSHMARQEGWLAEHMLILGIEEPNGRTTYIAAAFPSACGKTNMAMLVPPPSQKGYKIWTVGEDIAWMNIGSDGRLWAINPEAGFFGVAPGTNSRTNPNVMQTIRKNTIFTNVALTPHNTPYWEGMDGQAPQEAIDWQGNPWTPRSVTKAAHPNARFTTPASQCPAMSPEWENPNGVPISAMLFGGRRANLIPLVYQSLNWQHGVFLGATMTSETTAAATGKVGVVRRDPMAMLPFCGYNMGDYFGHWLRMGKRVSNPPSIFRVNWFRMNSEGHYLWPGFGENLRVLRWVLGRVHGEVGAQETPIGYIPDPTGVDVTGLDLKPGVLDELFAVDRDGWKEAVANQQEFLKQYGDHMPKEIWQESEALAKRLQS from the coding sequence ATGCCAACTCCCCTTGAGCAATGGGTTCAGGAAAGTGCTCAGCTCACCAAGCCTGAGAAAATTGTCTGGTGCGACGGCTCTGAAGCCGAATATCGGCACCTCATCCAGGAGATGCTGGCCACTGGCACCCTGCAGGAGCTGAACCAGAAAGAATATCCAGGCTGCTACCTCCATCGGAGTAATCCCAACGATGTGGCACGCACCGAACACCTCACATACGTGTGCACGAGTAAAAAAGACGATGCCGGACCCAACAATAACTGGATGTCACCGTCCGAAGCCAAAGAGAAAGTCGGCGCACTGTTTTCCGGCAGCATGAAAGGCCGGACCATGTACGTCGTGCCGTACATCATGGGTCCCACGAGTTCCCCCTACAGCCAAATCGGTGTCGAACTCACAGATAGCCCCTACGTGGTCGTGAACATGCGGATTATGACGCGCATGGGCAAAGCCGCACTCGAGCGCCTCGGTGCATCGGATAACTATGTCAAAGGGCTGCACTCGTTGAGCGACGTGGACCCGAACCGTCGCTTTATCTTGCACTTTCCAGAGGAACGTCTCATCTGGTCGATCGGCTCCGGCTACGGCGGCAACGCGCTGCTTGGGAAGAAATGTTTCGCGCTGCGTCTCGGCAGCCATATGGCGAGACAAGAGGGCTGGTTGGCCGAGCATATGTTGATCTTGGGCATTGAAGAGCCCAACGGTCGGACCACCTACATCGCAGCCGCCTTCCCCAGTGCCTGTGGGAAGACCAATATGGCCATGCTCGTTCCCCCGCCAAGCCAGAAAGGCTACAAAATCTGGACCGTTGGGGAAGACATTGCATGGATGAACATTGGCTCGGACGGTCGCCTATGGGCGATTAACCCGGAGGCCGGGTTCTTTGGCGTTGCCCCGGGGACCAATTCGCGGACCAATCCCAACGTCATGCAAACTATTCGGAAGAACACGATCTTCACGAATGTTGCCCTGACGCCGCACAACACCCCGTACTGGGAAGGCATGGACGGACAGGCCCCGCAAGAAGCCATCGACTGGCAAGGCAACCCGTGGACGCCGCGGAGTGTCACCAAAGCCGCCCACCCCAATGCGCGTTTCACCACGCCAGCCTCGCAGTGTCCGGCGATGTCGCCAGAGTGGGAGAATCCCAACGGCGTGCCGATTTCCGCTATGCTGTTCGGTGGTCGGCGGGCGAACCTCATTCCCCTGGTGTATCAGTCGCTCAACTGGCAGCACGGCGTGTTCCTGGGTGCCACTATGACGTCGGAAACCACAGCAGCGGCGACCGGCAAGGTCGGCGTGGTCCGGCGCGACCCGATGGCGATGCTGCCCTTCTGCGGCTACAACATGGGCGACTACTTCGGGCATTGGCTCCGTATGGGAAAACGCGTGAGCAATCCCCCGTCGATTTTCCGAGTGAATTGGTTCCGCATGAACTCGGAAGGCCACTACTTATGGCCGGGGTTTGGCGAAAACCTGCGCGTGCTGCGCTGGGTGCTGGGCCGCGTCCATGGGGAAGTTGGCGCGCAAGAAACCCCCATCGGCTATATCCCCGATCCCACGGGTGTCGATGTCACGGGCTTGGACCTCAAACCTGGGGTATTGGACGAGTTGTTTGCCGTTGACCGTGACGGATGGAAGGAAGCCGTCGCCAACCAGCAGGAATTCCTCAAGCAATACGGCGACCACATGCCCAAAGAAATCTGGCAAGAGAGCGAAGCCCTGGCGAAGCGACTGCAAAGCTAA
- the fsa gene encoding fructose-6-phosphate aldolase: MKIFIDTANIDEIREANAWGVIDGVTTNPSLVAKTGRTLASVIQEICDIVDGPISAEVVSVDAPGMVEEGERLAAIHPNVVVKVPMIPEGLKATKILSSQGIPVNVTLVFSPAQALLAAKAGATFASPFVGRLDDISEDGMHLIEQIVRIYQNYDFPTQVLVASVRHPLHFVQSAELGAHVATCPFSVIQQIMKHPLTDIGLERFLADHHHASHREK, translated from the coding sequence ATGAAAATCTTTATCGATACGGCTAATATCGACGAGATCCGCGAAGCCAACGCGTGGGGGGTCATCGACGGCGTGACCACGAACCCCTCCCTGGTCGCGAAAACGGGGCGCACCCTCGCCTCGGTGATCCAGGAAATTTGCGACATCGTCGACGGACCGATCAGCGCCGAGGTCGTCAGCGTCGATGCCCCCGGCATGGTCGAAGAGGGCGAGCGTTTAGCCGCCATTCATCCCAATGTCGTCGTCAAAGTGCCGATGATTCCCGAGGGCCTGAAAGCCACCAAGATCCTCAGCAGTCAGGGCATTCCCGTCAACGTCACGCTCGTCTTCTCCCCAGCGCAAGCGTTGCTCGCCGCCAAAGCCGGGGCAACCTTCGCGAGTCCGTTTGTCGGGCGTCTCGACGATATCTCGGAGGACGGCATGCATTTGATCGAGCAAATCGTGCGTATTTACCAAAACTACGATTTCCCTACGCAAGTGCTGGTTGCCAGCGTGCGCCATCCTTTACATTTCGTGCAGTCGGCGGAACTCGGCGCGCATGTCGCAACCTGCCCGTTCTCGGTGATTCAGCAGATCATGAAGCACCCGCTGACGGACATCGGGCTCGAACGCTTTCTTGCCGATCATCACCACGCCTCCCACCGCGAGAAGTAG
- a CDS encoding type II toxin-antitoxin system PemK/MazF family toxin: protein MGRIVKRGEIWNFRFDRPDKQRPVLILTRQTMIGTLHTVTVAPLTSTIRGVPSEVVVGTEVGLKHPSAINLHHIVTVPKSELKRFIGTVPADVLEQVKEAMLFALGFDD from the coding sequence ATGGGAAGGATCGTGAAGCGAGGCGAGATCTGGAATTTCCGTTTCGACCGGCCAGATAAACAACGGCCTGTCCTTATCCTGACCCGGCAAACGATGATTGGCACGCTGCACACGGTTACGGTTGCCCCACTGACCAGCACGATCCGTGGAGTGCCAAGCGAAGTTGTCGTGGGAACGGAAGTTGGTCTGAAACACCCGTCAGCGATCAATCTTCACCATATCGTTACCGTGCCAAAATCCGAATTGAAACGTTTCATCGGAACCGTGCCAGCCGACGTGCTCGAACAAGTCAAAGAAGCCATGCTCTTTGCCCTGGGCTTTGACGATTGA
- a CDS encoding response regulator, translating to MDQLPPVYFERLLESSLDIVVAVDRKGQITFYNDGASQTLGYAPAEMKGKHVTAVYPTPDEARRVMTAMRKGEAGEQGKIKNFETVLVNKAGEQIPVAISGSLIYDETEQEIGSIGFLKDLREIRKRDRLATLAELAVGLAHTINNPLEVIFNNLDLLDKHLSHICPDEAYVVEEERIESIQRELAKIRKIITRIDDMAHGSQYGTTEYLHGSRMADFGQTEPQPWQKPEAKPVSRALAGLAILVVDDDLGVCYSLRDLLCEEGCEVEIAVNGLAALDVLARRTVDIVLSDVVMPDLDGYDLYMEVRERYRQTPVVLMTAYFYDKDHVIKRSRLEGLEAVLFKKPVDPDKLKNIILQRCRPELADPEALSANQEPG from the coding sequence ATGGACCAGCTCCCACCTGTCTATTTCGAGCGGCTGCTCGAAAGCTCTCTCGATATCGTAGTCGCGGTGGACCGTAAGGGACAAATCACCTTCTACAATGACGGTGCCAGCCAAACGCTGGGCTATGCCCCGGCGGAGATGAAAGGGAAACACGTCACCGCTGTGTATCCCACTCCCGACGAGGCGCGCCGCGTCATGACGGCAATGCGCAAAGGCGAGGCCGGGGAACAAGGCAAGATTAAGAATTTCGAAACCGTCCTCGTCAACAAAGCTGGGGAACAGATTCCTGTCGCTATCTCGGGTTCGCTGATTTACGACGAAACCGAGCAAGAAATCGGCTCGATCGGGTTTCTCAAAGACTTGCGCGAGATCCGCAAGCGCGACCGACTGGCGACCCTCGCGGAGCTAGCGGTCGGGCTCGCTCATACGATCAATAACCCGCTGGAAGTCATTTTTAATAACCTCGATTTGCTCGACAAACATCTCTCCCATATTTGCCCCGACGAAGCCTACGTGGTCGAAGAAGAACGGATCGAATCGATTCAACGCGAGCTGGCAAAGATTCGCAAGATCATCACCCGTATCGATGACATGGCGCACGGGAGTCAGTATGGCACCACCGAGTACCTCCATGGTTCGCGCATGGCCGATTTCGGACAAACCGAACCCCAGCCCTGGCAAAAACCCGAAGCCAAACCGGTCTCCCGAGCGTTGGCCGGGCTCGCCATTCTTGTGGTGGATGACGACCTGGGAGTCTGCTACTCCCTCCGCGATTTGCTGTGTGAAGAGGGCTGCGAGGTAGAAATCGCCGTGAATGGATTGGCTGCCCTGGATGTACTTGCCCGCCGCACCGTCGATATCGTCCTGAGCGATGTCGTCATGCCGGACCTCGACGGCTACGACCTCTACATGGAAGTGCGAGAACGCTATCGCCAGACGCCGGTCGTGCTCATGACGGCGTATTTTTACGATAAGGATCACGTCATTAAGCGGAGCCGCCTGGAGGGACTAGAAGCGGTCCTTTTCAAGAAGCCGGTCGATCCCGATAAGTTGAAGAACATCATTCTCCAACGCTGCCGGCCCGAGTTAGCGGACCCGGAGGCATTATCCGCGAACCAGGAGCCGGGGTAA